One part of the Pseudomonas sp. MYb118 genome encodes these proteins:
- the prmC gene encoding peptide chain release factor N(5)-glutamine methyltransferase: MTIIASLLRAAELPDSPTARLDAELLLAAALGKSRSFLHTWPERIVPSEAALQFAEYLQRRRSGEPVAYILGQQGFWKLDLEVAPHTLIPRPDTELLVEAALELLPATPARVLDLGTGTGAIALALASERPAWQVTAVDRVLEAVALAERNRQRLNLGNATVLSSHWFSALAGQRFTLIISNPPYIAAADPHLVEGDVRFEPASALVAGDDGLDDLRLIVAQAPDHLDAGGWLMLEHGYDQAGAVRDLLQTRGFVDVHSRTDLGGHQRISLGRLPC; the protein is encoded by the coding sequence ATGACGATCATCGCCAGTCTGTTGCGCGCCGCCGAGCTGCCTGACTCGCCCACCGCGCGCCTGGATGCCGAACTGTTGCTGGCCGCCGCGCTGGGCAAGTCGCGCAGTTTCCTGCACACCTGGCCGGAGCGCATCGTTCCCAGCGAAGCGGCCTTGCAGTTTGCCGAGTACCTGCAACGCCGTCGCAGCGGCGAGCCGGTGGCCTACATTCTGGGCCAGCAGGGTTTCTGGAAGCTCGACCTGGAAGTCGCGCCGCACACGCTGATCCCGCGCCCGGACACCGAGCTGCTGGTGGAAGCCGCGCTGGAATTGTTGCCAGCGACTCCGGCCAGGGTCCTCGACCTCGGCACCGGCACCGGTGCCATCGCCCTGGCCCTGGCCAGCGAACGCCCTGCGTGGCAAGTCACCGCCGTGGACCGTGTACTCGAAGCCGTGGCCCTGGCCGAACGCAACCGGCAGCGCCTGAACCTGGGCAACGCCACGGTGCTCAGCAGCCACTGGTTCAGCGCCTTGGCCGGTCAGCGTTTTACCTTGATCATCAGCAACCCGCCCTACATCGCCGCGGCCGATCCGCACCTGGTGGAAGGCGATGTACGCTTCGAGCCGGCCAGTGCGCTGGTCGCCGGTGACGATGGGCTGGACGATCTGCGCCTGATCGTCGCCCAGGCGCCGGATCACCTGGACGCGGGCGGCTGGTTGATGCTCGAACACGGTTACGATCAAGCCGGCGCCGTGCGCGATTTGTTGCAGACCCGCGGTTTTGTCGACGTTCACAGCCGCACCGACCTGGGCGGCCATCAACGAATCAGCCTGGGACGCCTGCCGTGCTGA
- a CDS encoding molybdopterin-synthase adenylyltransferase MoeB, which yields MLNDQELLRYSRQILLQHIDIDGQLRLKQSRVLIVGLGGLGSPVALYLAAAGIGEMHLADFDTVDLTNLQRQIVHDTASVGLTKVDSAMARLSAINPEIQLVAHRQALDEDSLAAAVTAVDLVLDCSDNFSTREAVNAACVAAGKPLVSGAAIRLEGQLSVFDPRRAESPCYHCLYGHGSEAELTCSEAGVIGPLVGLVGSLQALEAMKLLAGFGEPLVGRLLLIDALGSRFRELRVKRDPACSVCGPKHA from the coding sequence GTGCTGAATGATCAGGAGTTGTTGCGCTACAGTCGGCAGATTCTGCTGCAACACATCGACATCGACGGCCAGTTGCGCCTCAAGCAAAGCCGCGTACTGATCGTCGGCCTGGGCGGGCTCGGTTCGCCCGTGGCGCTATACCTCGCCGCTGCCGGCATCGGTGAGATGCACCTGGCGGACTTCGACACCGTTGACCTGACCAACCTGCAACGCCAGATCGTCCACGACACCGCCAGTGTTGGCCTGACCAAGGTCGATTCGGCGATGGCCCGCCTGAGTGCGATCAACCCCGAGATTCAACTGGTCGCCCATCGCCAGGCGCTGGACGAAGATTCCCTGGCCGCGGCCGTAACGGCGGTGGACCTGGTGCTCGACTGCTCGGACAACTTTTCCACCCGTGAAGCGGTGAATGCCGCGTGCGTCGCCGCCGGCAAACCCCTGGTCAGCGGCGCGGCGATCCGCCTTGAAGGGCAGTTGTCGGTGTTCGACCCCAGGCGCGCGGAAAGCCCGTGCTACCACTGTTTATATGGGCACGGCAGCGAAGCCGAACTGACCTGCAGCGAAGCCGGGGTGATCGGGCCGCTGGTGGGGCTGGTCGGCAGCCTGCAAGCGCTGGAGGCGATGAAGCTGCTGGCGGGCTTCGGTGAGCCGCTGGTAGGCAGGCTGTTGTTGATTGACGCCCTGGGCTCGCGTTTCCGTGAGTTGCGGGTCAAGCGCGACCCGGCTTGCAGCGTTTGCGGGCCCAAACATGCGTGA
- the prfA gene encoding peptide chain release factor 1 has protein sequence MKASLLSKLDVLQDRFEELTALLGDGEVISDQTKFRAYSKEYAEVEPIVATYKQLLKVQGDLEGAQALLKDSDADMREMAVEEVREAKEQLVEIEAELQRLLLPKDPNDGRNVFLEIRAGTGGDEAAIFSGDLFRMYSRYAERRGWRVEILSESEGEHGGYKEVIARVEGENVYGKLKFESGAHRVQRVPATESQGRIHTSACTVAVLPEPDEQEAIEINPADLRIDTYRSSGAGGQHVNKTDSAIRITHLPSGIVVECQEERSQHKNRARAMAWLSAKLNDQQTSAAANAIASERKLLVGSGDRSERIRTYNYAQGRVTDHRINLTLYSLDEILAGGVEAVIEPLLAEYQADQLAAIE, from the coding sequence ATGAAAGCGTCACTGCTCAGTAAGCTGGACGTGCTCCAGGATCGTTTCGAAGAATTGACCGCGTTGCTGGGCGACGGCGAAGTCATCTCCGATCAGACCAAATTCCGCGCCTATTCCAAGGAATACGCGGAAGTCGAGCCGATCGTCGCTACCTATAAACAGTTGCTCAAGGTGCAAGGCGACCTCGAAGGCGCCCAGGCCCTGCTCAAGGACAGCGACGCCGACATGCGTGAAATGGCCGTGGAAGAAGTCCGCGAAGCCAAGGAGCAACTGGTCGAAATCGAAGCCGAACTGCAACGCCTGCTTCTGCCCAAGGATCCCAACGACGGGCGCAACGTCTTCCTGGAAATTCGTGCCGGCACCGGTGGCGACGAGGCGGCGATCTTCTCTGGCGACCTGTTCCGCATGTATTCGCGTTACGCCGAGCGGCGCGGCTGGCGGGTGGAAATCCTCTCGGAAAGCGAGGGCGAACATGGCGGCTATAAGGAAGTCATTGCCCGGGTCGAAGGCGAGAACGTCTACGGCAAGCTGAAATTCGAATCCGGCGCGCACCGTGTGCAACGGGTGCCGGCCACCGAATCCCAGGGGCGCATCCACACCTCGGCCTGCACCGTGGCGGTACTGCCCGAGCCGGACGAACAGGAAGCGATCGAGATCAACCCGGCGGACCTGCGCATCGACACCTACCGCTCTTCCGGTGCGGGCGGCCAGCACGTCAACAAGACCGACTCGGCGATCCGCATCACCCACTTGCCGTCCGGCATTGTCGTGGAGTGCCAGGAAGAACGTTCCCAGCACAAGAACCGCGCCCGGGCGATGGCCTGGCTGTCGGCCAAGCTCAACGACCAGCAGACCAGTGCGGCGGCGAATGCCATCGCCAGCGAGCGCAAGTTGCTGGTGGGCTCGGGCGACCGCTCCGAGCGCATCCGCACCTACAACTACGCCCAGGGCCGGGTCACCGATCACCGGATCAACCTGACCCTGTATTCGCTCGACGAAATCCTTGCCGGTGGCGTCGAGGCGGTCATCGAACCGCTGCTGGCCGAATACCAGGCCGATCAACTGGCGGCCATCGAATGA